CCGCAGCCCACGCTCGCCGACCTGGACGGGCTGCTGGCCAATGTGCGGGAGGCCGGACTGGGCGTCGAGAAGGTGGTGACCGGTGCGGTGCGCGAGCTGCCGCAGGGCGTGGAGCTGTCGGCGTACCGGATCGTGCAGGAGGCCCTGAGCAACACCCTGCGGCACGCGCCGGGTGCGAGCGCCCGCGTCGAGATCGGGTACGTTCTCGGGGGCCTGGGCCTGCGCATAGTCAACGGCCCGCCGCCGAACCCCGGCCTGATCAAGCCCTCGCCGGGCGCCGGGCACGGCATCACGGGCATGCGGGAGCGCGTGACGATGCTGAACGGCGAGATGACGGCGGGCCGGACGGACGACGGAGGCTACGAGGTGGCGGTGTTCCTGCCGGTCGCCCTGCCGGACGAGGATGACGCATGACCATTCGCGTGCTGATCGCGGACGACCAGATGATGGTGCGCGAGGGCTTCTCGGTCCTGCTGAACGCGATGCCGGACATGGAGGTCGTCGGCGAGGCGGTGAACGGCCGGGAGGCCGTCGCGAAGGTCCGCGAACTCGCCCCGGACGTCGTGCTGATGGACATCCGCATGCCCGAGCTGAACGGCATAGAGGCGACCCGCGAGATCGTCGCCGCCGACGGCGCGGCGAAGGTGCTGGTGCTCACCACCTTCGACCTCGACGAGTACGTCTACCAGGCGCTGCGCGCGGGAGCCTCCGGCTTCCTCCTCAAGGACGCCTCGGCCCGCCAGCTCGCCGACGGGGTGCGGATCGTGGCCGACGGTGAGGCCCTCCTGGCCCCCTCGGTGACCAGGCGCCTGATCACCGAGTTCTCCAAGCTCTCCGAGACCCCGCGCCTCATGCCCTCCGCGCAGGCGGCGTACGGCGACCTCACCGACCGGGAGACGGAGGTGCTGGTCCTCATCGCACAGGGCCTGTCGAACGCGGAGATCGCCGAGCGGCTGGTGGTCGCCGAGTCGACGATCAAGACGCATGTCAGCCGGATCCTGGTGAAGCTGGGGCTCAGGGACCGGACGCAGGCGGCGGTGTTCGCCTACGAGGCGCGGCTGGTGACGCCCGGCTAGCCGGGGACGCCGCCCCGCAGGCCCTCGGGCCCGGGGGCGACGGGCCGGATCAGTCCAGCTGCATCGGCACGCAGTCGCTCACGTACGACTTGTCGACCCAGCCGGTGGTGCCCTCGGCCAGCCCGCACGCACAGCTTAACGATCTTGATCTGGATGGCTGACCCCGCCTGTCCTGCCGGAACACCCCTGGTCAGATGGGCGGATGTGGGGCTAGCGTCCGTCCATGGCAGCTGCTTTTGACCTCGCGTTCGACCCGTGGGACTCGGCGTTCCTCGCCGACCCGTACCCCGCCTACGCCGAGCTGCGTGCCCGGGGCCGTGTGCACCACTACGAGCCCACGAACCAGTGGCTCGTCCCGCACCACGTGGACGTCTCGGCGCTGCTGCGGGACCGGCGTCTGGGCCGGACGTACCAGCACCGGTTCACGCACGAGGAGTTCGGCCGCACCGCGCCCCCGCCGGAGCAGGAGCCGTTCCACACGCTCAACGACCACGGGATGCTCGACCTGGAGCCGCCGGACCACACCCGGATCCGGCGCCTGGTGTCGAAGGCGTTCACGCCGCGCACGGTGGAGCGGCTGAAGCCGTATGTGCGGGGCCTGGCGGACGAGCTCGCCTCGGCCCTGGTCGAAGAAGGTGGCGGCGACCTGCTGAAGGACGTAGCCGAGCCCCTCCCGGTGGCGGTGATCGCCGAGATGCTCGGCATCCCGGAGTCCGACCGGGCACCGCTGCGTCCCTGGTCGGCGGACATCTGCGGGATGTACGAGCTGAACCCGTCCGAGGAGACGGCGGCGAAGGCGGTCAGGGCGTCGGTGGAGTTCTCCGACTACCTGCGCGAACTGATCGCGGCCCGCCGCGAGGAGCCGGGCGAGGACCTCGTCTCGGGCCTGATCGCGGCCCACGACGAGGGCGACCGCCTCACCGAGCAGGAGATGATCTCGACGGCGGTCCTCCTCCTCAACGCCGGCCACGAGGCCACGGTGAACGCCACGGTCAACGGCTGGTACGCCCTGTTCCGCAACCCGGCCCAGCTGGAGCTGCTGCGCGCGGACCACACGCTCATCCCCTCCGCCGTGGAGGAACTGATGCGCTACGACACCCCGCTCCAGCTCTTCGAGCGCTGGGTCCTGGACGACATCGAACTCGCCGGCACGACGATCCCGCGCGGCGCGGAAGTCGCCCTGCTCTTCGGCTCCGCCAACCACGACCCGACGGTGTTCGAGAACCCGTCCGCCCTGGACCTGACCCGCGCCGACAACCCCCACGTCTCGTTCAGCGCCGGCATCCACTACTGCATCGGCGCACCCCTGGCCCGCATCGAACTGGCCGCGTCGATGGGGGCGCTGCTGGAGAGGGCACCGACGCTGCGACTGGCCGCCGAGCCGGTCCGCAAGCCGAACTTCGTGATCAGGGGGTTGGAGGGGCTGGCCGTCGAGGTGGGCTGATCACCCGATCGGATGATCAGGAAGCGTACCGACCCGTTGTCCGAGCGGGCCTCGCCACACTGGCCACAACCTGAGAGGGGGTGCACCATGACGGTTATGGCAGAGCGCGGCTTGCAGACGCCCCAGATGTCGGTCGAGGAGTTCGAGAGGATCGCTGCCTTCGCGGCCAAGGAGACCGACGACGCCGTCAGGTTGGAGTTCATCAACGGACGGATCGGGGTCAAGAAGGTGGCCGACGGGGACCACGACACCATTGTCGTGTGGCTGAGCAAGCGCTGCATGCAGGTTCGGCCCGACCTCGATCTTTACCAGGGACGGGGTCTGCACGTGGAGAAGTACCGCGAGGGCCGGGCCCGCCCCGACGCGGTGCTCGTGCCCGAGGAACACTTCGCGGGGCACGGCGAATGGGCCGATCCGAGCGGGGTGCTCCTGGTTCTCGAAGTCACGTCGCACGACTCCGACACGGATCAGCGCGACCGCCAGGACAAGCCTGTCGCATATGGCGCCGCCGGCATTCCCTTCTATCTGCTGATCGACCGGGACGCCTGCGCGGTCAAGCTCTACAGCGATCCGGACCCGGGCGTCGGTTACGGCAACTGCCGCACCGTGCCCTTCGGAGCCACCCTGCTGCTCCCCGATCCCCTCGGCATCGAACTCGACACCGAGAAGCTCAAGCAGTACGTCGACTGATCACGTGGTCATGTCCCGCCTGCACAACCCCGCAAGCCCCCCTGCAGCCAGCACCGCCGCCAGCCCGGTCAGGACCCCCACCGGCCCCCACTCCATGGATCCTCCCGGCAACTTCGGCAGATGCCCGAACGGCGAGAGATCCAGCACCACCTGCGGCACATCCAGCGCAGGCCCGACCCAGCCGATCAGCAGCACCGCACCGGCCACGCCCCATGCCGCCACGGCCCCCCGGGGCAGTACACCGTGCAGCAGCACCGCCACCCCGCCGATCACCCACACCGCGGGAAGCTGCACCAGGCACGCCCCCAGGATCGGGCCGGTCTCCTTGCCGTAGCCGGCGGCCAGGCCGAGGCCGGCCAGGAGCATGATGAGCGCCGAGCCGCCGAAGGCGATCACCAGGTGGCCCGCGGCCCACCGCAGGCGCCCGACCGCGTTCGCCAGGACCGGTTCCGCCCGGCCCGAGGTCTCCTCGCCGTGCAGGCGGAGCACCGACGCCACGATGTACAGCGCGGCGACCAGGCCGAGCATGCCGACCATCGACGCCAGGAACGCGTCCGTCAGGCCGGACCGGCCGCCCATCCGCTCGAAGATCCGCCGGGCGTTGTCGTTGTCGCCGACCAGGTCGGCCGCGCCCTCGGTCATGCCGCCGTAGACGACCCCGGCGAGGAGGAACCCGATGCTCCAGCCCAGCACGCTGCCCCGCTGCAACCGCCAGGCCAGCGCGCCCGCACTGCCCAGGCGGCCGGTCGCCGGGCCCGGCCGGGTGGGCAGGAAGCTCATGCCGAGGTCCCGGCGGCCGACCAGCCCGTACGCCACCGCGCCCTGGAGGAGGACCGCACCGGCGAGCAGCGCCAGTACCCACCAGCGTTCGTCCGCGTACGGCCGCAGGTTCTCCAGCCAGCCGAGCGGCGACAGCCAGGTCAGCACCGACGAACCGTCGTCCGTCGCCGAGTCGCCCGCCGCGCGCAGCACGAACGCGGCGCCCAGCACCGCCGCCGTCAGACCACGGGCCAGCCGCGCGCTCTCCGTCAGCTGGGCGACGATCGCCGCCATCGTGGCGAAGACCATGCCGACCCCGGCGATGCCGAGGCCGAGGGCCAGTGCCCCGGCCGCCCCCTGTCCGGCCAGGCCGGCCGTCAGCAGCAGCGCCAGCACCCCGTTCGCGACCGCCGCCGCCAGCAGGGCCGCCGTCAGGGAGGCCCGGCGGCCCACCATCCCGGACGCCACCAGCTCCTGACGGCCGCTCTCCTCCTCGTCCCGGGTGTGCCGTACGACGACCAGCAGGCTCGTCACGGCCGCCAGGGCGCCCGCGTAGACGCCGGCCCGCCAGGCCGTCAGCGCGCCCAGCGAGTCGCCGAAGACCGGGCCGACCATCGCGCGCAGCGAGGAGTTGGTCTCCATCTGCCGGATCAGGTCGGCGCGTTCGGCCGGGGTGCCGTAGAGGCCCTCCAGCGTGCCCGGCATGGAGAGGACCATCAGGGCGTTCACCGCGATCCACACCGGGATCATCAGCCGGTCCCGGCGCAGGGCGAACCGCAGCAGCGTGCCCGTCCCGGCCAGCTGGCGTGAGCTGCCGGGCCTCACCGCGAGGGCCGTCATCGGGTAGCCGCCTCGTCCTGGTAGTGCCGCAGGAACAGTTCCTCCAGCGTCGGCGGCGTCGACGTCAGCGACCGTACGCCCGACTCGCTCAGGGACCTCAGGACGGCGTCCAGCCCGTCGGTGTCGACCTGGAGCCGGACCCGGCGCCCCTGCACGTCGAGGTCGTGGACGCCGGGCAGGTTCGCCAGCCCGTCGGGGGAGGCCGCGAGTTCGGCCGTCACGCTCGTCCGGGTCAGATGGCGCAGGTCGGCGAGCGAACCCGACTCGACCGTGCGGCCCTTGCGGATGATGCTCACCCGGTCGCACAGCTCCTCGACCTCGCTCAGGATGTGGGAGGAGAGCAGGATCGTGCGGCCCCGGTCGCGATCCTCGGCCACACAGCGCTGGAAGACCTCCTCCATCAGCGGGTCCAGGCCCGAGGTCGGCTCGTCCAGGATCAGCAGGTCGACGTCCGAGGCGAACGCGGCGACCAGGGCGACCTTCTGCCGGTTGCCCTTGGAGTACGTGCGGCCCTTCTTGGTCGGGTCGAGTTCGAACCGCTCGATCAGCTCCGCGCGGCGCCTGGGGTCCAGCCCACCGCGCAGCCTGCCGTACAGGTCGATGACCTCGCCGCCGGAGAGGTTGCGCCACAGCGTCACGTCCCCGGGGACGTAGGCGATACGGCGGTGCACCTCCACCGCGTCCGACCAGGGGTCGTGGCCGAGCACCTGTGCGGCGCCCGAGTCGGCGCGCAGCAGACCGAGCAGGACCCGGATGGTGGTGGACTTGCCCGAGCCGTTGGGGCCGAGGAAGCCGTGGACCTCGCCGGAGGCGACCTCCAGGTCGAGCCCGTCCAGCGCGTGGGTCCGCCCGAAGGACTTGTGCAGTCCGGAGACGGTGATGGCCTTCGTCATGCTTCAGAACGTACGCTTCCTTCAGAAACTTGTGAAGTTAAGGAAGCGTATAAATCGCCGATAGGATGGGCGCATGACGGAATCAGCCGGGGCGGACCGGAACGCGCAGGCCGTGTCGCGGTTCGTCGAGTCCTTCGCGGCGCAGCTCGTCGAGGCCGGGATGCCGCGGATGCCCGCCCGGGTCTTCGCCGCTCTCCTCTCCTCGGACGAGGGCTCGATGACCTCCGCCGGACTGGGGGAACAGCTGCGCATCAGCCCCGCGGCGGTGTCCGGGGCGGTGCGCTACCTGGCCCAGACGCACATGGTCTCGCGCGAACGGGAGCCCGGCTCCCGCCGGGAGCGCTACCGGGTGCACGGCGACCAGTGGTACGAGGCGCTGACCAACCGCGACGCCGTCCTCAAGCGCTGGGAGGCGGCCCTGCGCGAGGGCGTCACCAGCCTCGGCGCCGACACCCCGGCCGGCCGCCGCATGTCCGAGACGCTCGCCTTCTTCGAGTTCCTGGAGAGTGAACTCGCGGAGCTGATGGAGCGCTGGCGCGTGCACCGGGAGAAGGCGTTCGGGCAGGAATGACGCGCGGGTGCGGTTCACGGCGCCGCCGGCACCGTCAGCCCCCAGGCCCCCTCCCGGACCACCCACGTCCGGGTCCGTACCGGCCCCGACACCACCGTGTCCGCCCGGTAGCGGAAGTGGGCCCCCGACACCGTCACCGTCCGGCCCTCCGCGAGCAGGGGTGAGGCCTCGGCGCCCACCGACACCGGGCGGACCTCCACCGACGCCACACCGGAGGCCGAGGGCGACACCGACACCGCCTCGACCGGCTGGTTCAGGTCGACGAGGGTTTCGCCGTCGACCTCGACCCGCAGCCGGGAGGGGCCGGGCTCGGGAGCGGAGGCGAGCCGGGACGGGCGGGAGGCCGGGACCAGGGTGCGTATCAGGGACTGGCAGGTCCGCAGCCAGGGGCGGCCCGGCTCGGCCTCGGGGTCCGGTTCCTCGGGGTCGGTGCGCACCGGCGGTATCCGCAGTGCGCCGAGCACCACCCCGTCGCTGTCGTCGACCATCAGGTCCATCCGCCGCTCGACCCCGTCGAGCACCGCCCGCGCCGCCGCCACCGTCCCCGTCGGCACCCCCAGCGACCGGGCCAGGGACAGCACACCCCCGACCGGCACGACCGACAGCGCACATCCGGCCAGCTCCCGATGCCGGTGCAAAAGCGACACCGCGCGGATCAGGGCCCGGTCGTCACCGACCACGACCGGGCGCCGCGAGCCCCGCCGGGCCAGCGCCCGGGCGAACTCCTCCGGCCCCTCCGGCAGGCACAGCTTCACGGCCGCACCCGCTCCGAGCACGTCTTTCGCGATCCGTACGGACTCGCCGTCGGACCGACGGGCGACCGGGTCGATGACCACCAGCAGCTGCTCGGACGTCGCGGAAGTCGCCACCTCGGCCATGCCTCGCTTCCTCGGGTAGCATCTTTGTGCAAGAGCCCCTTGCGCTATTGCGCCAGGGGCTTCGTCTATTCCGGGGCATCCGGTCCGACGGTTGGCGGCCAACGGCGGTCGCGGTGCACGCGGCGGAGATCCTCCGCGTTCGCCCTCGACCATGGACATGCCCCGCCCGGAAGGGGTGTACGCGCGTGCCCGCACTTGTGCTGCTCGGTGCTCAGTGGGGTGACGAAGGCAAGGGAAAGGCCACCGACCTGCTCGGTGGCTCGGTGGATTATGTAGTGCGCTACCAGGGCGGCAACAACGCCGGCCACACCGTGGTCGTGGGCGACCAGAAGTATGCCCTCCACCTCCTCCCTTCCGGAATCCTGTCCCCCGGCTGCACGCCGGTCATCGGTAACGGTGTCGTCGTCGACCCGTCGGTCCTGCTCTCCGAGCTGAGCGGTCTGAACGAGCGTGGTGTCGACACCTCCAAGCTCCTCCTCAGCGGAAACGCGCACATCATCACGCCGTACAACGTCACGGTCGACAAGGTGACGGAGCGTTTCCTCGGCAAGCGGAAGATCGGCACGACCGGACGCGGCATCGGGCCGACCTACGCCGACAAGATCAACCGCGTCGGCATCCGCGTGCAGGACCTGTACGACGAGTCGATCCTCACGCAGAAGGTCGAGGCGGCCCTCGACGTCAAGAACCAGATCCTCACCAAGCTCTACAACCGGCGCGCGATCGCCGTCGACCAGGTCGTCGAGGAGCTGCTGGGCTACGCCGACAAGCTCGCGCCGTACGTCGCCGACACCGTCCTGGTCATCAACCAGGCGCTGGAGGAGGACAAGGTCGTCCTGTTCGAGGGCGGTCAGGGCACGCTCCTCGACATCGACCACGGCACGTATCCGTTCGTCACCTCCTCGAACCCGACCGCGGGCGGCGCCTGCACGGGCGCGGGTGTGGGCCCGACGAAGATCAGCCGCGTCATCGGCATCCTCAAGGCCTACACGACCCGCGTCGGCGCGGGCCCGTTCCCGACGGAGCTGTTCGACGAGGACGGCGAGGCCCTGCGCCGCATCGGTGGCGAGCGCGGTGTCACCACCGGCCGTGACCGCCGCTGCGGTTGGTTCGACGCGGTGATCGCCCGCTACGCGACCCGGGTGAACGGCCTGACCGACTTCTTCCTCACCAAGCTCGACGTCCTCACCGGCTGGGAACAGATCCCGGTCTGCGTGGCGTACGAGATCGACGGCAGGCGCGTCGAGGAGCTCCCGTACTCCCAGACCGACTTCCACCACGCCAAGCCGGTCTACGAGATGCTGCCGGGCTGGAGCGAGGACATCAGCAAGGCCAAGTCCTTCGCCGACCTGCCGAAGAACGCCCAGAGCTACGTCAAGGCGCTGGAGGAGATGTCCGGCGCCCCGATCTCCGCGATCGGCGTGGGCCCGGGCCGGGACGAGACGATCGAGATCAAGTCGTTCCTGTAGCCGGACCGAGCGGCATACACCCTGCGTCCCGGCGACCCTCGTGGTCGCCGGGACGTTCCGCTGTCTGCTCCTGATGGAGCAATCAAGGGGCTTATAGGGCAAATCGGGCCATACGCTGAGCTTGCGATTAGCAGCAGACACCACCCCGACGAGACAGACACCACCCCGACGAGACAGAGGAAGTGAGTGCTATGCGCGTGATGCTCAAGGCGACGCTGGACACGGAAAAGGGCAACGAGGCGATCCGGGGCGGCAAGATGCCGCAGCTCATGCAGGAGGCCGTGGAGAAGCTCAGGCCGGAGGCGGCCTACTTCGGCCCCGAGGGCGGTCGCAGGACCTGCTTCATGGTCTTCGACATGCAGGACAGCTCCCAGATGCCTCCCGCGCTGGAGCCGTTCTTCACCGGCCTCAACGCCGAGGTCGAGGTGTTCCCGGTCATGAACAGCGACGACCTGCAAAAGGGGCTGTCCCAGCTGCGCTGACGCTCAGCTGAAGACGATCATCGACCCCTGGGCCAGACTCCGTGTCACGGCCGCGTGCAGGCCGAGCCAGACGTGGCGCTCCCTGGCGAAGGGGCTGGGATCGTAGGGGGCCGGGACCGCGGGTTCCTCCAGTTCTGTGGGCACGAGCGGCGGTTGGGGCGGCGCCGGCGGATTGGCCGGGTCGATGCCGATGGCCGGCGCGACCAGCTCCAGCTCCCGCAGCAGGGCGTGGGAGGAGCCCAGCGGACCGCCGCCCGCGAGGAGCTCGTCGTCGGCGAGCGGGCTGGGGAAGTCGACGGGGACGTACGCGCCCGCGTGGTCGTAGTGCCAGACGAGGTGCGACTGCTGGGCCGTCGACTCGAACATCTCCAGCAACTGCTCGTAGTCGCCGCCGAGTTCGTCCACGGGCGTCACCGGCAGCCCGCACACCTGGAGCAGATAGGCGCGGCGCAGGAAGTGCAGCGCGTCGTAGTCGAAGCCCGCCACCGGGGCGACGTCGCCCGACAGGCCCGGCATGTACTGGTACACCGGCACCGGCGGCAGCCCGGCCTCGGCGAGCACCTTGTTGTATTGCGCGAGTTCCTCGGCGAACGGGTTGTCCGGCGTGTGGCACAACACGTCGACGAGCGGTACCAGCCACAGGTCACAGGCCAAAGAAGGCTCCTCGCTCAGCTCGTTGGTCGGGTGGCGCGGTGGTCAGGGAAGGGTATCGGTGCGGCACGAAAAGCGGCTCCTGCCGTGCATGTCCCATACCCATACGAACACAAGCGACGCGGGTCATCCTGAGGCGAGGCGCTCGATCAGGGCGATGGAGTGGGCGTTGTAGCCGGCGATGATCGACCGGGCGGTGTCGTTGTCGCGGGCGATCAGGGCGTCGACCAGTTCGGTGTGACCGGCCCACAGCTCGCCGCGCAGGTCGGTGAGCCGGCGCAGGTACTGCACCGCGCAGACCCAGCTCTGAACGCGCAGCCGGTTCAGGAAGTCGGCGAGGTAGGGGTTGCCGAAACAGGCGCCGAGCTCGCGCCAGAAGCGCAGGTCGTAGCCGATGAGGACGGTGAGATCACCGGCGGCGGCGGCCCGCTGCGCCTCCTCGCCGCGCCTGCGGACCCCGGCGACGACGGCGGCGGCCCGGGGGTCGTCGGGCCGCACGGCGCCGGGGTGCCCCTCGCTCAGCGCGAGGAACATCCCCTCGATGACCAGGCCGCGGGCCTCGATCATGCCGCGGAAGTCCTCGACCGAGTACTCGTGGACGCGGAAGCCGCGGTGCTGGTCGGCGTCGAGGAGCCCCTGCGCGGAGAGGTCGACCAGCGCCTCGCGGACCGGAGTGGCGGACACCCCGTACTGCTCGGCGATCTCCTTGACCGTGAACTCCTGCCCCGGCTGGAGCCGTCCCGCCAGCACCTCGTCACGAAGCGCGTCGGCGATCTGCTGTCGCAGGGTGCTGCGCGTCACGGCGCCGTTGCCGGAGCTGCGGGGCATGGTCAGAGCGTCTCCCTCGTCGCGTTCGGGGGCGTGCACGTCTATGTCTACGGGCACGCCACCTTACGCGTTCGGACGAGGGGCGAGATGGTCGGCTACTGACGGGTTGTGGTCGGCTACTGGCGGGATGACGGCTGTTTACTCCGTGTATTCGTCCGCCACCGAGAGCGCAGCGTCCAGGGCCGCGAGCCCCTCCTTCAGCTCCGCCTCGGTGATGTTGCAGGGCGGCACCACATGCGTCCGGTTCATGTTCACGAACGGCCACAGCCCTCCCGCCTTCGCGGCGGCGGCGAAGGCGGCCATCGGCGCGTTCGCCTCCCCGGCCGCGTTGTAGGGCACCAGCGGTTCCCGCGTCTGCCGGTTCCGGACCAGCTCCAGCGCCCAGAACATGCCGACGCCGCGCACCTCGCCGACGCTCGGGTGCCGCGCGGCCAGCTCACGCAGTTCCGGCCCGAGGACGGACGCGCCCAGCCGGGCCGCGTTCTCCACGACGCCCTCCTGCGCCATGACGTTGATCGTCGCGACGGCCGCGGCGCACGCCAGCGGATGCCCGGAGTAGGTCAGACCACCGGGGTAGGGAC
The genomic region above belongs to Streptomyces coeruleorubidus and contains:
- a CDS encoding GntR family transcriptional regulator, encoding MPRSSGNGAVTRSTLRQQIADALRDEVLAGRLQPGQEFTVKEIAEQYGVSATPVREALVDLSAQGLLDADQHRGFRVHEYSVEDFRGMIEARGLVIEGMFLALSEGHPGAVRPDDPRAAAVVAGVRRRGEEAQRAAAAGDLTVLIGYDLRFWRELGACFGNPYLADFLNRLRVQSWVCAVQYLRRLTDLRGELWAGHTELVDALIARDNDTARSIIAGYNAHSIALIERLASG
- a CDS encoding cytochrome P450, coding for MAAAFDLAFDPWDSAFLADPYPAYAELRARGRVHHYEPTNQWLVPHHVDVSALLRDRRLGRTYQHRFTHEEFGRTAPPPEQEPFHTLNDHGMLDLEPPDHTRIRRLVSKAFTPRTVERLKPYVRGLADELASALVEEGGGDLLKDVAEPLPVAVIAEMLGIPESDRAPLRPWSADICGMYELNPSEETAAKAVRASVEFSDYLRELIAARREEPGEDLVSGLIAAHDEGDRLTEQEMISTAVLLLNAGHEATVNATVNGWYALFRNPAQLELLRADHTLIPSAVEELMRYDTPLQLFERWVLDDIELAGTTIPRGAEVALLFGSANHDPTVFENPSALDLTRADNPHVSFSAGIHYCIGAPLARIELAASMGALLERAPTLRLAAEPVRKPNFVIRGLEGLAVEVG
- a CDS encoding GbsR/MarR family transcriptional regulator — encoded protein: MTESAGADRNAQAVSRFVESFAAQLVEAGMPRMPARVFAALLSSDEGSMTSAGLGEQLRISPAAVSGAVRYLAQTHMVSREREPGSRRERYRVHGDQWYEALTNRDAVLKRWEAALREGVTSLGADTPAGRRMSETLAFFEFLESELAELMERWRVHREKAFGQE
- a CDS encoding ABC transporter permease — protein: MTALAVRPGSSRQLAGTGTLLRFALRRDRLMIPVWIAVNALMVLSMPGTLEGLYGTPAERADLIRQMETNSSLRAMVGPVFGDSLGALTAWRAGVYAGALAAVTSLLVVVRHTRDEEESGRQELVASGMVGRRASLTAALLAAAVANGVLALLLTAGLAGQGAAGALALGLGIAGVGMVFATMAAIVAQLTESARLARGLTAAVLGAAFVLRAAGDSATDDGSSVLTWLSPLGWLENLRPYADERWWVLALLAGAVLLQGAVAYGLVGRRDLGMSFLPTRPGPATGRLGSAGALAWRLQRGSVLGWSIGFLLAGVVYGGMTEGAADLVGDNDNARRIFERMGGRSGLTDAFLASMVGMLGLVAALYIVASVLRLHGEETSGRAEPVLANAVGRLRWAAGHLVIAFGGSALIMLLAGLGLAAGYGKETGPILGACLVQLPAVWVIGGVAVLLHGVLPRGAVAAWGVAGAVLLIGWVGPALDVPQVVLDLSPFGHLPKLPGGSMEWGPVGVLTGLAAVLAAGGLAGLCRRDMTT
- a CDS encoding response regulator, which gives rise to MTIRVLIADDQMMVREGFSVLLNAMPDMEVVGEAVNGREAVAKVRELAPDVVLMDIRMPELNGIEATREIVAADGAAKVLVLTTFDLDEYVYQALRAGASGFLLKDASARQLADGVRIVADGEALLAPSVTRRLITEFSKLSETPRLMPSAQAAYGDLTDRETEVLVLIAQGLSNAEIAERLVVAESTIKTHVSRILVKLGLRDRTQAAVFAYEARLVTPG
- a CDS encoding ABC transporter ATP-binding protein, with the protein product MTKAITVSGLHKSFGRTHALDGLDLEVASGEVHGFLGPNGSGKSTTIRVLLGLLRADSGAAQVLGHDPWSDAVEVHRRIAYVPGDVTLWRNLSGGEVIDLYGRLRGGLDPRRRAELIERFELDPTKKGRTYSKGNRQKVALVAAFASDVDLLILDEPTSGLDPLMEEVFQRCVAEDRDRGRTILLSSHILSEVEELCDRVSIIRKGRTVESGSLADLRHLTRTSVTAELAASPDGLANLPGVHDLDVQGRRVRLQVDTDGLDAVLRSLSESGVRSLTSTPPTLEELFLRHYQDEAATR
- a CDS encoding Uma2 family endonuclease is translated as MTVMAERGLQTPQMSVEEFERIAAFAAKETDDAVRLEFINGRIGVKKVADGDHDTIVVWLSKRCMQVRPDLDLYQGRGLHVEKYREGRARPDAVLVPEEHFAGHGEWADPSGVLLVLEVTSHDSDTDQRDRQDKPVAYGAAGIPFYLLIDRDACAVKLYSDPDPGVGYGNCRTVPFGATLLLPDPLGIELDTEKLKQYVD
- a CDS encoding DUF3303 family protein translates to MRVMLKATLDTEKGNEAIRGGKMPQLMQEAVEKLRPEAAYFGPEGGRRTCFMVFDMQDSSQMPPALEPFFTGLNAEVEVFPVMNSDDLQKGLSQLR
- a CDS encoding adenylosuccinate synthase, translating into MPALVLLGAQWGDEGKGKATDLLGGSVDYVVRYQGGNNAGHTVVVGDQKYALHLLPSGILSPGCTPVIGNGVVVDPSVLLSELSGLNERGVDTSKLLLSGNAHIITPYNVTVDKVTERFLGKRKIGTTGRGIGPTYADKINRVGIRVQDLYDESILTQKVEAALDVKNQILTKLYNRRAIAVDQVVEELLGYADKLAPYVADTVLVINQALEEDKVVLFEGGQGTLLDIDHGTYPFVTSSNPTAGGACTGAGVGPTKISRVIGILKAYTTRVGAGPFPTELFDEDGEALRRIGGERGVTTGRDRRCGWFDAVIARYATRVNGLTDFFLTKLDVLTGWEQIPVCVAYEIDGRRVEELPYSQTDFHHAKPVYEMLPGWSEDISKAKSFADLPKNAQSYVKALEEMSGAPISAIGVGPGRDETIEIKSFL
- a CDS encoding diacylglycerol kinase family protein: MAEVATSATSEQLLVVIDPVARRSDGESVRIAKDVLGAGAAVKLCLPEGPEEFARALARRGSRRPVVVGDDRALIRAVSLLHRHRELAGCALSVVPVGGVLSLARSLGVPTGTVAAARAVLDGVERRMDLMVDDSDGVVLGALRIPPVRTDPEEPDPEAEPGRPWLRTCQSLIRTLVPASRPSRLASAPEPGPSRLRVEVDGETLVDLNQPVEAVSVSPSASGVASVEVRPVSVGAEASPLLAEGRTVTVSGAHFRYRADTVVSGPVRTRTWVVREGAWGLTVPAAP